AGTTTACAGATTTGGAACTTTGAGTCATATAAGAATATGTGACTAGCCCGCcggattgttatatattacttaattttGCCAAAGTCTCTAATAATTATCTTACAGTTTCCGGAATTAAAAACAATgatctctttcttattttttcatgCATTTTTTAAGATGTAGATAGTGATAAGTGATAACATAGGTCCACAATGATACTCTAAGCATTTCCTGATCATTCAGGCCCTAGTTGGATTTGTATCCTTGTTCaatcttatatattagaaaatacatatcactaaatttgtttcttttgatttatacTAGAAAATAGCCCACGCGATGCGTGGGTTATAtatgcattattaatttgaattaaagaataaaatttatattgtatatgaaatgtaaatgtaattgttaatatatatatattcaattgtatatttgttatatgataCTTCATAGAAAATTCATtttgagatagagagaaaagtgAAAATACACATTACTAATATTTGTGCTTACTAcagtattattgaaaatatttaaacaatatgttactatagtaataggaccattgttttagttaccgcaaaatcaatttaatttcatttgtttgttaagtaattaagataaattatatttatatacatttttgttattttgaaaaaaaataactgaTAGGTagtataaaaagaaatttgtaagaccttaaaaaatataattaatttgatagataattGGGGAATTTTatgttgttctatatattaattttactttcatcatctaaaagtaatacttaacaaaaaataatttttttaaaaaaatacccTCTCTTGTAatctattttcaataatacccttatctatatacaaaataactaaattttaaagtGGACGGAGCCAATGAACAGACACCTGGATCAATTGACCATGATggaatttcaaaatcaactaatgttttcttaaaattttcaaattgacCCTTGTGCAATATCAATATTGACCcctataaatttttgttttttacattttgacCCTCATAAGTCAAAATCCTAGATCCACCACTgttttaaaccctaaatcctaaactccaAATAATAAACATACTAAACATTATCATAATAAATGTTATCTCTCCATCACTCTTTAATTAACTTGcctcaaaaaaatttgtttcataaatGATTTCTTAAATAAACaattgaattttataaatttaaaatatgaagtATTGATCTACCACTTTTGTCATTGCTTGCTTTTTTACGACTCACTTTATCTcgtataattaaattttatttggcTCGGTCCAAACGTTTGAAGTGCCTTTTGATATGCCTCCATCTTCATGGATAGTGATTCTCCACAATCCAGCCTGGTTAATAttgtaatatgaaacaaaatccctatcatccaacaaaatgaaaatgttggcacaaattattaaaaaatatggcattctttccatttatcattgaaaattttaaacaatacattagttttaaaattatgtgggactgtattaaatatattagacaatactccctctgttcctGATTAATCCACATTTTaggattttcacacatattaagaaaacatattaaaaactgaCTTTAACTGCCTTTTTGTGATTATCAACTTTCTACAAATTTTAACcaataatattcagttttttttttaagtttacaattttgtcattaattacttattaaaaatatatatcgaaacctaaaaattgtttttttgtgcaacatttttttctctagaAATTGGATTAATAAGAACTGGATGGAGTAGATTTTAGTGAAAATTCagattaaaatttagttaatcattttttttaagaatctacCTTCTTTTATCTTGAGAAGAATTTAGCTGAGCCTTCTTTTATCTTGAGAAGAATTTAGCTGAGCCTTCACTAAGCTATAAGACTATGTGCATTGGTAAGTTCTGGAAGAGTTTCtcattatagaaaaaaataaaaaaataataataataatatttaaacaaaaataatagagataatatacattttcatctaGAAGGAGACATTCAAGACTTAGTAAGATATTGTTTCTTCCAAAGTTTTGAACTTTCCAAATATGAATGACCCGAACAACACTCCTAAATACCAGTGTTGTACGTTTCGTTGGAGGTTGAATCAATGGTATAGTAGGGAGctagtgtttttgttttacccatggtgtgagagagagaaggtgagaGTCGTCAAAGgttgttatttaaaaagaaaacttaatgcaATGGTTGAGGGAGAGTAATCCAGGGATTGGAATGAATTGTTAATGACCATGAAATCATAGGTGTTTGGTATTATTTTGATTACGTTATAATTGGGTGGAAAACGTAAAGAGAAAAATGAAGGATATACTTCAATGGAATTCTTTAATTACCTTAAAGATTGTATTAAGTAATACAAATAACGTAATCATAATAATGGTTCATCTGATTCTAATTGGTGGTGCGGATCTTAACcccttttttgaatttttaaatttgaatccAAACAATTCGAAAACGATTTTGGACATGATTAATGTCACATACAGTTCAAAACTTGAAATATGTGTTTGGGATCTTGACCCAGATATTAAACCAgatttgatttagaatttggtgGTAAAGTAGGAGAACTAAACCAAAGAAACCCAAAGATTAAGAAATTTTTGGAAAACCCCAGAGGGCCGGGAAGAGAACAAAAATGATGGTGAATTACTGTTCAAAGAAAGGGAACCAGATATGAGACCGAATTTAATTATCCAATAAATATGACTACGATGGGATCTAAGAGATTTTCCTGGGGAAGCTGACCAAAGAGCTTGCAGCGAAGGACGGAGACCTGTGGCGTATACACCGAGACAAAACAACAAAGGCTCGATGGTGAAGGTACATCAGAGATGATAGTTGCTGGGAATGATGGTGAAGAAGGTGAGAAGGTGATTACATGTTCATTTATAAGGGTTGTCGATTTATTTGGTGGGTctgtatttggttttgttttgttaggcccaatattaaaacataaagatAATAGTCTTTAAGAATAAGAATAATCGGAGGACATGTGTCAGTTATATCATAAACCACATGTCATGttcttagcaaaagttgagaaaaactttctcttattatatatcatatacatcCGATCCACACATTTCTCCAGTGAGGTCTagtggatttttatttttatttttccagtCATTTCCTCTattccctaattttttttcgttAATACAATTATTAACCAATTATATTGACTCTTAAATGATATAAAGGACCACATGACATTACGCATGTGACATGTcgaataatgtttttttttttttNNNNNNNNNNNNNNNNNNNNNNNNNNNNNNNNNNNNNNNNNNNNNNNNNNNNNNNNNNNNNNNNNNNNNNNNNNNNNNNNNNNNNNNNNNNNNNNNNNNNNNNNNNNNNNNNNNNNNNNNNNNNNNNNNNNNNNNNNNNNNNNNNNNNNNNNNNNNNNNNNNNNNNNNNNNNNNNNNNNNNNNNNNNNNNNNNNNNNNNNNNNNNNNNNNNNNNNNNNNNNNNNNNNNNNNNNNNNNNNNNNNNNNNNNNNNNNNNNNNNNNNNNNNNNNNNNNNNNNNNNNNNNNNNNNNNNNNNNNNNNNNNNNNNNNNNNNNNNNNNNNNNNNNNNNNNNNNNNNNNNNNNNNNNNNNNNNNNNNNNNNNNNNNNNNNNNNNNNNNNNNNNNNNNNNNNNNNNNNNNNNNNNNNNNNNNNNNNNNNNNNNNNNNNNNNNNNNNNNNGTTGTTGGGAATAGTTTTGTCACATTTCTGAGTATAAGCTAAATAGGAAACGGCTACGTACAACTCTCTATAGAGCTTCTCACAAATGGCAATCACGGTACTTCGCTCGACCTTGTGTCTCTGTTCCgtctcatcttcatcaaaccCACGACAACAATGGACCTCAGCCCCGAAGCATCGACTCACTTCGGTCAAATCAGTAACATCCACGAATCCTCCTCCATCTAGGGGTGTTCAACGAAGGCGGAAGAATAATGATGAAAACGGAGCCACGGTGGAAAAGGTGGTGGAGAATCCGTATGCCAAAGTGGAGGCGGCCCGTCCTGATTTGAGGAAGAGCTTGTCCGACTTTTTGGAGGAAGCGAGAGGTTTCGTGGGAGATGGAGGAGGTCCACCTCGTTGGTTTTCTCCTTTGGAGTGTGCCGCTCAAGCTCAAGGCTCTCCTCTCCTCCTCTTTGTACCAGGTTTGTCCTCTTTCGCCTTCCGATTTTGAATTCATACCAACCTACCCACGTGTGGTGGTAATAATTGGGATTTAAATGGATACCAACCCGCGTGTCGTGGTTGAGGATCCGTGTCTCATAGACGTAACTGACCTGCTACTTGGAGTCTTGAGTTTAATCCGAGGTGGGCGTGCGGGAACTTGCAAAAGGGCCTACAGACTAGTCTTATTCTTAGAATCTTTGGAAGAAGACATAATATAATACGTGCATGATATCTCCACTCATTATCtattatctattatttattattattattattattgcaaGTAAGAGgatttcttataaatatttgatccgcacatccaaaaataaaataatatgaatggATGTTTAGGGGAATAGgatatatttgtttggttaaatTGTCATAGTTTCTACGGATTTAGGACTTTAATTTCATTTCCATGGATCTATGAAacgtttagttttttttttgtgtgtcaaGCAACGTTAACTAGCTTATTAAAGTTAACAAGACCGAGGATGTATAACCTGCAGGGATCGATGGGACTGGACTAGGGCTCATTCGCCATCACAAGAAACTCGGGGAGTGCGTTATTTCACATTAGTTCTCTGTTTTTCCAAGaacttttagtttttgaattattGACATGTAAGGGATCTTCACTTCTGATGTTGTTCTCTTTGAGTAGGATTTTTGATATATGGTGCCTACACATTCCAGTCAGCGATCGTACTCCTGCTAAAGGTATCTTTTATTGCTCGTTCGAAgcactacaaaaaaatggttaacTGACAGAGAATACAGGTACTTGGAACTAAAGACTTTTTGTattcagacttggtgaagctTATTGAGAAGACTGTTAAGTCGGAGCACCATCGCTTCCCAAACAGACCTATATACTTAGTTGGAGAATATATTGGAGCCTGTCTTGCTTTAGATGTTGCAGCCAGGAATCCCGATATTGATCTTTCTCTGATTTTGGTTAATCCAGGTACAAAGCTCTCTGTCTGTAGCCTGTAGGATTCTTAGTCGGTGAATGCCACAAATATTTTCTCATCGTACACACTGTTTGTTGCAGCCACACATGTTAACAACTTCATTTCGCAACCTCTATCGGGAATGCTGAATGTTTTACCAGATGGTATTCCAACACTATTGGAAGATATCTTCAGTGTTAAGCAAGGCACACTTTTATCCTCTCATCATTTTCTGTCTTGAATCATAAGTTAACCAACTAATTCAGTTTCAAGTTAGATCAATAACTTTATGCAAACatatgtttctttgttatttggTAGGCCATCAGCTGACTGGAATGTTAGACGCAttgtcaaataatttttttggccAGCAAATGGGCGGAGTGGGTGGAGGGATGCTAAGAGATATCCTTGCTGTTTCAACTAATCTTCCTGTAAGTATTCCTTCTTAGAAACTTATGATCTATGGGGCATTCCGTTTATCCtttacatattttctatttcaGTTCTAGTGTTTATCTAGTAATGTGATCAAAATATATTTGCAGACTCTTGGTAGGATGTTCTCTAAGGACACACTGCTATGGAAGCTGGAAATGCTTAAGTCTGCTATTGCTTCTGTGAATTCTCACATATACCCAGTCAGAGCGGAGACACTCATACTTCTGAGGTCCAATAAGTTTCTCTGTTTCATTGATCACCATAATTTTCTGAATAGCTTGGAGAATAAGTTTTCGTGAATATCTGGTTGTTGACTATTGCAGTGGACGCGATCAGTGGCTACTGAACAAGGAAGACATTGACAGATACTCGCGTACATTGCTAAAATGTATTGTGCGTAAGCTTGATGACAATGGACAGTTTCCCCTTTTGGTTAGTGATCTCTCTTTATCAAATATTGATACTTTGGATCATCTATAACCTACACTTCAACAATCTCTTTTACATCTCATGTTAGGAGGACGGCGTAGATCTGGCTACTATAATCAAGTGTACTTCTTTTTATCGCCGTGGGAAGTCTCATGATCACATTACGGATTACATTATGCCTACCACATATGAGTTAAAACAACAAGTAGACGATCACCGGTAAAATTCCTCCCTAATTGCTCTGAGACATATATCTTAGTTTTGTCTGTATACTTAGCAAAACAAATCAGACTATCAAGTAAAAAGTGCAGATTGCTAGTGGATAGTACTTCCCCAGTAATGCTGTCAACTCTAGAAGACGGAACACTTGTAAGAAGCCTCGAAGGATTACCTTCAGAGGGACCTGTTCTGTACGTTGGCTATCACATGCTATTGGGATTTGACTTGAGTCCAATGGTAAATCAAAtcatgaaagagagaaacattCACCTGCGGGGTTTGGCACATCCCATGTTTTTCAAGAATCCCCAAGACTCGTTAGTCGACATGAAGATGTTTGACAAATACAAGATGATGGGTGGAGTTCCAGTCTCTAATTTCAGTATTTACAAACTACTGCGTGAAAATGCTCATGTGCTTTTGTATCCTGGAGGTGTCCGTGAAGCCTTGCATAGAAAGGTGATAGTTTAGTTTCTGAACTTTTGACGGTTTCTCCATTTTTTGGGACATTCTTATTTTAGAGGCTTACATGTAAAGAGAGACTATGCAGGGTGAAGCATACAAGCTGTTTTGGCCAGAACGTTCCGAGTTTGTGAGAGTTGCATCTAAGTTTGGAGCGAAAATAGTTCCTTTTGGTGTTGTTGGAGTAGATGACATCTGCGAAGTAAGTTTTCTCTACTCTATTCCGCTTCCTTCATGTTTACACACGTTAGCAAGAGGCAGAAGCAGTGTCTCTGTATTCAAAATGATGATAACTCTACTCTATATCTCAGATTGTCCTGGATTCCAATGATCAAAGGAAAATCCCAATATTGAAGGATTTAATGGACATGGCAACAAATATCGCTGGCAACATAAGGTGTTTCATTACACACTATTTATAGATTGTTCTCATAATCCTTCCAAGTAATATATACTCATATGAACATTGATTTTGAACGTCAGGGAAGGTGACGAGAGCGAATTGGGGAACCAAGATATCTATTTACCAGGAATTATACCTAAGATTCCAGGGCCGTTCTACTTTTACTTCGGCAAACCAATAGAAACAGCAGGTACACATTTCATCAGAGTGTATGCTCTCTACTTCAAATCACTAACCTCAATAGTCATAATGGCAGGTAAGGAAAAAGAGCTGAAAGACAAAGAGAAGGCGCACGAGCTTTACTTGCAAGTCAAGTCTGAGGTCGAACAATGCGttgcatatttaaaaatgaaaagagagagtGATCCTTACAGACACTTGTTGCCAAGGATGTTGTATCAAGCAACACATGGTTGGGCTTCTGAAATTCCTACGTTTCatctctaaaatctctcttttatatttttttaaattacgaTGTGGTTCTTTATATGTTGTACACATCTAATCATATGATATTTAGAGGTTTTAGGATTAAACACTGAACTCTGAATACTAAACTCCACTTCCTCAAAaatataccctaaatgtaaaacagagaatccaaacctaaaaactaatgtaaaaagaaatttaaaatattgtaaaagtgtaaatagtgttatttttgaaagtttcaaaattaaaccttaaactCTAAATATTAAACCCTACCCTCATCAAACATttaccctaaatataaaatgGAGAACCCAAACGTAAATAAAAATCggtatataaaattaaaatattgtaattgtgtatatagtgatatttttttggaaGTTTGTTGAGTGTGTactataattttctaaaaaaatattttagaattattttaggatatttctcATGATTAAAATTACccttttcaaactttcaaattttttttagttatctcaatctttaaatctttaaaatgtttaaaatacattatcttttcaaattttgaatttacaatataaattattaattacaaCTCATTTATCGTGACAACATATGCACCGTCTTTTGTTTAACATATGCACTAAAATTAGTATTTCTATGACACAAATTCACAGCTATCAGGTTTATCAATCCTTTCACGTTAAGATCGACACAAGCCTTAGGTAAATATGAAAGCTATGGCTTATTAGGTAACTTGTATCTACGTTCAGAATCAATATTAGACAATCAATTAACAAACactaaataaaagaagagaaataccctaaaatagtaCTATTCTAGATTTTTATTCCAAAGTTAGTATACACattcaaattttccaaaagtagcaaattttattatattaattagtcCTCTAAAAAATATCTGTTTTttattcgtcttcttctccgtttAGTTATGACGATGTCGTTTTTATCTTCTCCtggcatcttcttcctctagcAATTGTCGTCTCCAGTATCTCCAACAATCATAGCCTTCGTCCTCTTCTCCAGCAAACCTCTTCTCGATTATGAAAAGTAATGAATGAAATTAAACACATCCTTATTTACCAGAAGCGGCGGTGGAGGCAAACATGTAACCGGAATTTAATAGTGGCTTTCTTCTCCAGAGAGCGGCACCACCATGAAGGATCAAACTCAATCTCGTAGGAGACAAAATCTATCACTCCAAATTATGTTATCAGaagtaaaagcaaaacaaatttgattCAACGATGCAATGATTATAGAATTAGGCTATCGTTCATGATTTGATGGATATTGAATTCACATAGATTGATGTATTCGTATTCGTATTCATCAAGGAGAATCAAATTGGTTGGTCCGATTCAAGGAAGTCTTCCTGAATTGCATAAAATCTTTCCTGAATTTCACACAATCCTTCATGAAGTTCAAtcacttttaaaataaagtgCTAACAGAAAAATATGATGCAGATACATCATAAAAGTACCAAAGCAAtctaaaaaggttttacaaaCATCATACATGTCTTAAAACAGAGAAAGTAAAACTGAATTAAGGAACATAGTCCTATGAATTGTCGACACATGCCTCAATATATGAAAGAATACTCCATTAGTGAGGGGGTAATGATATCATTTTTGTACATATCTAGGTATTTACCAATATCTAAGCTTTTATGAAGGTCAACCTCAAGTTCATCCTGAAATCCAAAatttttatgaaggtcatcctgaAGTTCAATAAATATTTCCTGAATTCCGtggaatccttcctgaatttccAAGAATTGTTGGGTGTTGGGTTCTGATTTTTAAAGTTACAAGAACATGTGGAAGAATTCTGCGAGCTATCAACAAAACTCAATAGGGTGGCGTGTatgctctgttttctttgtttattccTTTTAATGAAAGCCTTCCTTAAATTCAAGACATCCTTCCTAAATTTCTTGGAGTGTTGTTGCAGCTccaattcttctgaccaaatccgCATCTCTACAAAGTTACTACAACTAAACAAACACAACAGATGGTATAAAACATCATTCAATATATCTAAAGCTCCAATCTTGACCACTACAATATTACAAGTGAACAAACGCCACACATGGTGTTTATGAACCACCATTGATACATCTAAAACCCTCATCTTCTCCAATCTTGTATAAAACAGCACACACTCGTAACACTTTTAACTCACCCTCAAAGAATTAGAAAAGAGTAGTTTTGTTCAAAAGGAGAAGctgaaaaacatcaaaaactatacacaataattaattttattaagaacCAATCAAAAAAACAATGTCAAAACTCACAACACACAAATTGAACAACCAAAgttaaaaatttggaatttttctaggaaaataaagaaagatgagATCTTTAAGGTTACCCACGTCAAATAAGAAGGACCTAGAAAATGATTCTCTTTCATAGTCTAAAAAGCAAATTAACAACGACAATGTCAAACTGCAACAATGGCTTTTCTGGGAAGAAGCGTTCTTCCACGAAACTCATCACTTCCTCTGCTCCAGAATCGAGCTTCACATCGAGAATCCAAAATATCTATCTTACCGTGAGTTTAAAATCTGAGATTAAAAAGCATTACAACAAGAGAAAAGCGCTGGTGGCATCATTATCTCCGATTTCATTCGCTGCATCAttactcaaaatcaaactgatttCATTCGCTGTCTCCTCCTCCTTCGAGCCTCTCTAATTCAACTAGagttttttaggatttttgcaTAGACGATTGCTGCATTTTCcccttccttttattttttatttatttatgtaatttctcccaaaattaaaattgtgcTATATTTGGAATAATTAAGATTGTGTGCTAGTTTtagaataaaaacttaaattagtgctatttttgagaatctcccttaaaagaaaccaaaaactctaaacccagtttttcttctctctgtctTACTTCATGTCTTTCTTCTCATAACTTGCAATCTTTACCTGAGctaatgcaaaataaaatagattataAACTAAAGCTGACAAAAACAACcgaaaccaatcaaacaaacaaaacatgattatAATCCTTGAACATAAAATGCTACTGAAAAAGACAATGATAAAGTGTATTTTCACAAATggcacaaaaataatttttacttccaaatttagcacatcATCTCTAAAGTTATAATATAGCACTATAGTTCAAAAGTTATAATATAGCAATATCTTCTAGCCGCTTTTGACACTtccagagagaaaagaagaggagagagtttTTCCAGAGAGCGTTCTTGTGTTTTTATAGAGATTCTTGTCTTTGTTGGTGAGTTTTCTTCCTAGAGaatgaggattcaaggctaggggcgtgtgggaaggttgttgtgGTGCTAGTTTCGTcgtttgggcttagatctctatgtcttggctaaggtgagttcatgaccatgacttatctaagctaagatctccgtttttgtgaatttttgtgttgtgtgattTTCTTCCTTTGAGTTCTATGTGTTTTCCGTGGCTCCCGAGGCTTGGATTCGCTCCTGAGAATGCTTGGGACGCATGAGAGGAGTTTGGAGGCGATATTTGGAGTTTCTTATAGAAGAGAAGTGATGTTCGACATGAGTGTTGATAGACacaaggagtgtgtcggtcgaaaccaatgcgaggacggcgcgagAAACGTaacaagcatcgatcgacacatgtggaggtgtcggtcgatgtaaaTTAGGAATATTCAAAAATGACGAGcagatgtcgatcgacacaaagagtgtgtcggtcgacaccagaagactgcatcgatcgacacaaggtgtgtgtcggtcgacacaacttTCGCTAGGtgttagtgtcgatcgacactaggtgggtgtcagtcgacaccatcCTTCAGCAGCGACTGATCTTGTGATTGTTTTGTGTATTGcctggttttttttgttgtttattgatTGTGGCATGAGaagatttattgtttttgtgtatagcctagtagatgggaagattgcctcacgcctctcttttgtgttgtggcaCAGGTAAAGGCAAAGGTGACCGTGGGATTAGGGTGATGAAGAGCAGGATGTTCTAAAGGCTCGGTTATTTTCTCTGTGCTTCTGTAGGATGCTAGAGTAGAacttagttgtctaggatggaTGCTAGGTTCTTGGTTCTgtgatttgttttgtgatatgtTAAGATGTTGAGattatgttatttgtttattcattgTCAGTTATTGATTTATTGGAATTGTTTTTATGTTATTCGCTGTTTTGACTGGGGctaggttgctagtgagtaatggatcactagatattagaatatttaaaaaaaaatggatcgaGTTGTTTCagaaactaaaataaacaatttaaaactactagaacattataaaattaaaatatttttaaatttaaataataaataactattgATCTTACATATCtttacttaaaaaattaaattcaaaagacaatctaaatttgtttaaaaattatcactaatttttctaaattttttttacgcGTGTCAAATTCTTTTCGACTTGACAAATGTCTAGATCATGTTAATAACTaactttgaaacaaaaatttatataataacacGTTTCATGAttacattaataatatatttggcACTTGTCAATATCTTAAATCGATAACTTGACTATGTCATGAACACCACTAACTTTAaaattgttagttttctttttctaaatttttttaacatgtttcAGAATCTTATCGATAGACTCAATATGTGTCATGATCATGTTGATAACTAACTTTGAGACCAAagtttatttatatcttattatataaatataaaaaaatcttagaattaggttaataattagaatttagatttcatatttttttgaatagaaATAATTGTCCCTTCGCATTGGCTCATTTGAGTTAATTTTCTAtggttgttgacaaaaaaaaattatatgtcgttagttatgtataaattttttttattataagtttagaatttttatattttttattataaaatattttagtaaaattaGAATTGACACTTATTAATATCTTAAttgatataattaatatgtCTCACAATCTTGGTAATAAGTAACCTTGATACCAAATtttagatataatatatatatatatccatttatttatttcttatttattttttctttttatttttgctttaaaCCTTCTTAATATACAACAAATGGGAACATGAATtcttagagcatcattagtggGGTTGCTCTTgcaattgtttttattataaaaataactaaaaggaagaaagagaaacaaacaagagGAATCGTTGTTTGGTGAAGAATCTGGAAAAATGTTTCTCAGACTAAATAGACATGTGTTAGTTActcagtaatatatatattgataaaaaaataaaaaaagaatgtgtataataaatttttctttttattgttttctgatcAACATTTACCTGTTCTGGATTAAAGATGGTCTTAATTACCCTATAGTTTAGACAGATGGAAacaaatcttatttatttaatcttttatttttttgtaaatttctcATTTAAACTTTGTTACAGATTTTCTAGTACTATGTGTTTTCTGTTTCCATTCGAATTATTATTACGGTAgcatcattttaatttttaatcatatattaccaaacttttttttattttatcctgattatgattattatttgttttacaataatttttaccatttgaaaACGGCCTAtactaataaatatatgtacGGAATATATCCatttttggtatatatgtataaataaatagaaaagacTTATTATTAAATTGGTGTTGACATTAAGTttgttctatttatttatatatacaagaaaatcTCAGCTTACACGGATCTAAAAAATGCCACGGGTAGTAATAAGTCGGTCGGGACTAGTTGCATGACGTGTTTGAAGCATAATCATTTAGATCAAGTACAGGGCTTCGATTGATGTCGGCTGGTACAATTGTGATGTTCACTTT
The sequence above is drawn from the Camelina sativa cultivar DH55 chromosome 4, Cs, whole genome shotgun sequence genome and encodes:
- the LOC104779903 gene encoding acyltransferase-like protein At3g26840, chloroplastic, yielding MAITVLRSTLCLCSVSSSSNPRQQWTSAPKHRLTSVKSVTSTNPPPSRGVQRRRKNNDENGATVEKVVENPYAKVEAARPDLRKSLSDFLEEARGFVGDGGGPPRWFSPLECAAQAQGSPLLLFVPGIDGTGLGLIRHHKKLGEIFDIWCLHIPVSDRTPAKDLVKLIEKTVKSEHHRFPNRPIYLVGEYIGACLALDVAARNPDIDLSLILVNPATHVNNFISQPLSGMLNVLPDGIPTLLEDIFSVKQGHQLTGMLDALSNNFFGQQMGGVGGGMLRDILAVSTNLPTLGRMFSKDTLLWKLEMLKSAIASVNSHIYPVRAETLILLSGRDQWLLNKEDIDRYSRTLLKCIVRKLDDNGQFPLLEDGVDLATIIKCTSFYRRGKSHDHITDYIMPTTYELKQQVDDHRLLVDSTSPVMLSTLEDGTLVRSLEGLPSEGPVLYVGYHMLLGFDLSPMVNQIMKERNIHLRGLAHPMFFKNPQDSLVDMKMFDKYKMMGGVPVSNFSIYKLLRENAHVLLYPGGVREALHRKGEAYKLFWPERSEFVRVASKFGAKIVPFGVVGVDDICEIVLDSNDQRKIPILKDLMDMATNIAGNIREGDESELGNQDIYLPGIIPKIPGPFYFYFGKPIETAGKEKELKDKEKAHELYLQVKSEVEQCVAYLKMKRESDPYRHLLPRMLYQATHGWASEIPTFHL